The sequence GAAGGAACGGCCATCGTCGTTTCACCCCTTATAGCCTTGATGAAGAATCAAGTTGACGCCATCCGAGGCACGAGCGAAAACGAGGGCATTGCCCATTTTCTCAACTCTTCGCTGAACAAATCAGATGTTCTAAAGGTGAAGGAGGATGTAATGAGCGGAGTTACAAAGCTCCTCTATATGGCCCCGGAGAGTTTGACCAAAGCCGACTACATAGAATTTTTGAGGGGGGCTAATGTTTCCTTTTTTGCCATTGATGAGGCCCATTGTATTTCTGAATGGGGTCATGATTTTCGCCCTGAATACCGTAGGTTAAGAGCCATTATTGAAGAAATTACCGACGTTCCGATTATTGCCTTAACGGCAACTGCTACACCTAAGGTGCAGCAAGATATCCAGAAGAACTTAGGGATGACAGATGTGAAGGTGTTTAAGGATTCCTTCAATCGACATAACCTCTATTACGAGGTACGCCCTAAAAAAGATGTTGTACGGGAAATCATCAAGTTTGTAAAAGCCAGACCAGGCAAGACGGGAATAGTATACTGCCTCAGTCGAAAGAAGGTTGAGGAGGTAGCTGAGTCACTCAAGGTGAATGGCATCAACGCTCTTCCTTATCATGCGGGTATGGATGCGGGAATGAGGTCCAGACATCAAGATGCTTTTCTGAATGAAGATGCCGATGTTATCGTTGCGACCATTGCCTTTGGAATGGGAATCGATAAACCCGATGTGCGCTATGTGATTCACCACGATATCCCAAAGAGTATTGAGAGCTATTACCAAGAAACGGGAAGAGCAGGACGCGATGGGGGCGAAGGTCATTGCTTGGCATTCTATAGCTATAAAGACATTGAAAAGCTCGAGAAGTTTCTTCAAGGTAAGCACGTTTCTGAAATGGAAATCGGCAAACAACTCTTGCAAGAAATAGTCTCGTATGCTGAAACTAGTCTCTGCCGTCGAAAATTCATTTTGCATTACTTCGGAGAGGAGTTCGATTCTGACAAGTGCACGGATATGTGCGACAACTGTCGCCACCCCAAGGAGCGATTCGAGGGGAAAGATCAGATCAAGCAGCTATTGGAGTGTGTCAAAGAATCAAAGCAGCGACATAAAGCCAATCACCTCATCAACGTTTTGGTGGGTAATGAAACAGCTGAAGTAAAAACATATAAGGATGACGAGCTGGAATGCTTTGGTGCCGGACAAGACGAAGATGAAAAGTTTTGGAACGCAGTCATCAGACA comes from Cryomorphaceae bacterium 1068 and encodes:
- the recQ gene encoding DNA helicase RecQ, whose translation is MLSELISPKEALAKYFGFSSFKGQQEKIIENVLNGNHTFVIMPTGGGKSLCYQLPALMKEGTAIVVSPLIALMKNQVDAIRGTSENEGIAHFLNSSLNKSDVLKVKEDVMSGVTKLLYMAPESLTKADYIEFLRGANVSFFAIDEAHCISEWGHDFRPEYRRLRAIIEEITDVPIIALTATATPKVQQDIQKNLGMTDVKVFKDSFNRHNLYYEVRPKKDVVREIIKFVKARPGKTGIVYCLSRKKVEEVAESLKVNGINALPYHAGMDAGMRSRHQDAFLNEDADVIVATIAFGMGIDKPDVRYVIHHDIPKSIESYYQETGRAGRDGGEGHCLAFYSYKDIEKLEKFLQGKHVSEMEIGKQLLQEIVSYAETSLCRRKFILHYFGEEFDSDKCTDMCDNCRHPKERFEGKDQIKQLLECVKESKQRHKANHLINVLVGNETAEVKTYKDDELECFGAGQDEDEKFWNAVIRQSTIRGLLSKEIESYGILKLTEKGEKFIKKPYSIELIKENDYSGVDDASDGGGGKGAMDDRLYKMLISLRKEISKKKELPGYVIFQDPSLQEMASQYPITTEELTNIVGVGAGKARKFGAPFLDLIKRYVEENEIDRPQDLVVKSIVNKSGLKVHIIQNIDRKLPLEDIARAKGKEMDAVIDEIEAIVGSGTRININYYLDDMLDEEEQQDIYDYFLEAESDDIGAAYEEFEGDYTEEQLRLMRIKFMSEVAN